In Brassica rapa cultivar Chiifu-401-42 chromosome A06, CAAS_Brap_v3.01, whole genome shotgun sequence, a single window of DNA contains:
- the LOC103874114 gene encoding uncharacterized protein LOC103874114: MSGLIKRRGSAFFRSQTLAAIYSKLQRSNCTLAEGVMEKCSVIDEDISSVDTSKWKKVRAIDCGIRNSMVPESSLNVLRLLRRQGFDAYLVGGCVRDLILHRPPKDYDVITTANLKQIRRLFHRAQVVGRRFPICHVWMKGSVIEVSSFNTVAQNDTEHENDTRESKEKINLFKMYSGWDAKDCNLWRNSLQRDFTVNSLFFDPFELKIYDYNNGMEDLKDLKLRTLVPAHVSFSEDCARVLRGLRLSARLGLSLSKDIKTALPESISSIANLSPVRIFMEMNYMLGYGAAAPSILLLMKYKLLHVLLPFQAAYLEQATKTSQQSSLMLMKLFSNMDKLVSCKQPADSRLWIALLAFHITLVRNPQEAIVLHAFASLLYHRNWREALRFARENENSVAGYVPEVSKKSSRKRSDEDLAEAVSEFASLLRDTQYVLTDMESLHEALYHFPSFKRSGLVFVSKNKGKQLADLFTGMSDVESYESEKHGFSIDYCSLGKGVTCEVGFVLGKIILDTIIEQPTPVEKKQSALDQIVPSACMEEKKAELAISKEDNKGLGQVHDSKVSSVFKAHQKILKRMRENSEHKNEQESEVCPDSTLSGQAKNQDQSVVQEPKRLRPHKEALVPEAPKQKASKRSKSDEQESLACPAKNQHQTVDQKNNKGGTKPLVSDPPKQKSRLKETQKVKHNDIPVREIQDAKLGFVSDKSMSDLLKVLVKPSQQASSKEESNSLPSSEKTKKPRKLSSLFR; this comes from the exons ATGTCGGGTCTAATTAAGCGTAGAGGAAGCGCCTTCTTTCGTTCTCAAACCCTAGCCGCCATTTACTCCAAG TTACAAAGGAGTAACTGCACGCTTGCTGAGGGAGTCATGGAGAAGTGTTCAGTTATTGATGAAGACATAAGTTCAG TTGATACATCAAAGTGGAAGAAGGTACGAGCAATTGACTGTGGGATTAGAAATTCAATGGTTCCTGAGTCCTCTTTGAATGTCTTGAGACTCCTTAGACGTCAAG GTTTCGATGCATATCTTGTGGGTGGATGTGTGAGGGATTTGATACTCCATAGACCGCCAAAAGACTATGATGTGATCACTACAGCTAATCTTAAACAG ATCCGGAGGTTGTTTCACCGTGCTCAGGTTGTTGGGAGACGGTTTCCTATTTGTCACGTGTGGATGAAAGGCTCGGTGATTGAG GTGTCCAGTTTCAATACCGTGGCACAAAATGACACTGAGCATGAAAATGATACGCGGGAGTCCAAAGAGAAAATCAACCTATTCAAAATGTATTCTGGTTGGGATGCAAAAGACTGCAATCTCTGGAGGAACAGCTTGCAAAGGGATTTCACAGTTAACAG TTTGTTCTTTGATCCTTTTGAGCTTAAAATTTATGACTACAACAATGGAATGGAAGACTTAAAGGATCTAAAG CTACGTACACTCGTCCCAGCACATGTATCTTTCAGTGAAGATTGTG CTAGAGTTCTCAGGGGGTTAAGACTCTCAGCTCGATTGGGTCTATCTCTTTCAAAGGATATTAAGACTGCACTACCTGAATCTATATCGTCCATTGCGAATTTGAGCCCG GTTAGAATATTCATGGAGATGAATTACATGCTTGGATATGGAGCTGCTGCGCCTTCCATCCTTCTTCTCATGAAGTACAAGCTACTTCACGTTTTGCTTCCTTTTCAAGCAGCTTACCTGGAACAAGCTACTAAAACATCTCAACAAAGTTCCTTAATGCTAATG AAGTTATTCTCCAATATGGATAAATTGGTTTCCTGCAAGCAACCTGCCGACTCCCGACTATG GATTGCGTTGTTGGCTTTTCACATCACACTAGTGCGTAACCCTCAGGAGGCTATTGTACTGCACGCTTTCGCCTCGCTTCTCTACCACAGAAACTGGAGGGAAGCTCTCAGATTCGctagagaaaatgaaaactcAGTAGCTGGATACGTCCCTGAGGTATCTAAAAAATCTTCGAGGAAGAGATCCGATGAAGATCTCGCGGAAGCAGTCTCGGAATTCGCATCTCTGTTAAGAGATACTCAATATGTTCTCACTGATATGGAGTCTCTCCACGAAGCCTTATACCATTTCCCGTCTTTCAAACGCTCTGGTCTG GTGTTTGTATCGAAGAACAAGGGGAAACAGCTAGCGGATTTGTTTACGGGAATGAGTGACGTGGAATCATATGAAAGCGAAAAACATGGTTTCTCTATTGACTATTGCTCACTTGGGAAGGGAGTTACATGCGAAGTAGGGTTTGTTCTTGGCAAAATCATTCTGGACACCATCATCGAACAGCCAACTCCGGTCGAGAAGAAACAGAGCGCCTTAGATCAGATTGTTCCATCAGCTTGTAtggaggagaagaaggctgaGTTGGCCATTTCTAAGGAGGATAACAAAGGTCTAGGGCAAGTTCATGACTCAAAGGTATCATCTGTTTTTAAGGCTCACCAAAAGATTTTGAAGAGGATGAGAGAAAACAGTGAGCACAAGAATGAGCAAGAGTCTGAGGTTTGTCCGGACTCGACCTTGTCTGGTCAAGCAAAGAATCAAGATCAGTCTGTAGTCCAGGAACCTAAGCGGCTTCGGCCTCACAAAGAAGCACTAGTCCCAGAGGCTCCGAAACAAAAGGCTTCAAAGAGGTCAAAATCAGATGAACAAGAGAGTCTCGCTTGTCCAGCAAAGAATCAGCATCAGACTGTAGATCAAAAGAATAACAAAGGTGGCACTAAACCACTGGTATCTGATCCTCCTAAGCAAAAGAGCCGTTTGAAGGAGACACAGAAAGTGAAACACAACGACATCCCTGTGAGGGAGATTCAAGATGCAAAACTCGGCTTCGTCTCTGACAAATCTATGAGCGATCTTCTAAAAGTTCTTGTGAAACCAAGTCAACAAGCGTCAAGCAAAGAGGAGAGCAACTCGTTACCATCATCGGAGAAGACAAAGAAACCAAGAAAACTATCAAGTCTCTTCAGGTGA
- the LOC103874115 gene encoding dehydrodolichyl diphosphate synthase 6 has translation MGGEVRQLLEQIHRFSRRCLFRVLSMGPLPTHLAFIMDGNRRYAKKRGLEDGSGHKAGFSTLMSMLQYCYELGIKYVTIYAFSIDNFRRKPEEVQSLMDLMLEKIKSLLDEESIVHEYGIRVYFIGNLGLLNDQVRAAAEEVMKATAKNSRVVLLVCVAYNSTDEIVQAVKRSCVDKADRDVERIQLVDIEENMQMSVAPEPDILIRSSGETRLSNFLLWQTGNSQLFSLDALWPEIGLRHLVWAILNFQRSHSYLEKRKKQL, from the coding sequence ATGGGCGGTGAAGTTAGGCAACTTCTCGAGCAGATACACAGGTTTTCTAGGAGATGTTTGTTCAGAGTCCTATCTATGGGTCCTTTGCCCACCCACCTCGCCTTTATCATGGATGGGAACCGCAGGTACGCTAAGAAGCGCGGTCTAGAAGACGGGTCAGGCCACAAAGCCGGGTTCTCCACCCTTATGTCGATGCTGCAGTACTGCTACGAGCTGGGTATCAAGTACGTGACCATATACGCGTTCAGCATAGATAACTTCAGGAGGAAGCCTGAGGAGGTTCAGTCTCTGATGGATTTGATGTTGGAAAAGATCAAGTCTTTGCTTGATGAAGAGAGCATCGTGCATGAGTACGGGATACGGGTTTATTTTATCGGTAACTTGGGGCTTTTAAACGACCAAGTGAGAGCTGCTGCGGAGGAAGTCATGAAGGCCACGGCTAAGAATAGTAGAGTGGTGCTTCTTGTCTGCGTTGCTTATAACTCGACGGATGAGATCGTTCAAGCTGTCAAGAGATCTTGTGTGGACAAGGCAGATAGGGATGTGGAGAGGATTCAGTTGGTGGATATTGAGGAGAATATGCAGATGAGCGTGGCGCCGGAGCCTGATATACTGATCAGGAGTTCGGGAGAGACGAGGCTGAGCAACTTTCTTTTGTGGCAAACAGGTAACTCTCAGCTCTTCTCTCTGGATGCTCTGTGGCCTGAGATTGGACTGAGGCATCTGGTGTGGGCTATATTGAACTTCCAGAGAAGCCATTCATacttggagaagaggaagaaacagTTGTAG